The stretch of DNA GCAACCATTTGCAAGGCTTGAATCACGGCATTCGTCGCTTTGTGCTGATCGCGAGTTTCGTTCTTGATCTGCTTGGCGCGCTGTGCCACCTTGAGAACCAGTTCATAACGGTTCGTGTCTTTGTCCAGGAGTTGATCCAAAATTCTA from Candidatus Melainabacteria bacterium encodes:
- a CDS encoding DNA-directed RNA polymerase subunit omega, with product MLKGVVYEKQRHLGLQMSTTRILDQLLDKDTNRYELVLKVAQRAKQIKNETRDQHKATNAVIQALQMVAAENDGNILISPSGYAIY